DNA sequence from the Candoia aspera isolate rCanAsp1 chromosome 10, rCanAsp1.hap2, whole genome shotgun sequence genome:
tgccactgttcgatagtttgaacattctttagtgtttcccttttttggtacggggatataagttgattttttccagtctgatggccattcttgtgttttccaaatttgctggcatatagcatgcattaccttgacagcatcatcttgcaagatttgctgGGATGccgttcaactgggatgccgtcatctcctgctgccttgttattagcaatgcttcttaaggcccactcaacctcactcttcaggatgtctggctctagctcactgaccacaccgtcagagctatccccaatactgttatccttcctatacaggtcttccgtatcttcttgccaccttttcttgatctcttcttcttctgttaggtccttgtcatctttgtttataaataaggcaaTGACTTATTTAGAGCAAACTCTGAAACAGTCCTAAATATTCGTTAGATCTGCCTTTTGCCGTTGGATGCCCTCCAGATGACTGGGAATGCTTCATCCTGGCAATTCTAGTCATTCTGGCCAGAGGGAGTTGAAGAGTtctcatctggagggcaccaggtcgGGGGAGGCTGGGCCAAACCGCAGGTTCCAGGCTGGTTTGCCTGAACATTTGCGCGAGGTCAGAATGAAAAAGTGCCTGATCAACCCTAATCTTCTCAGCAATTTTCGGAGATGAAAGGGGGAGGGATGAAAAAAGCCCCCCCCAGCCCTATATTTGGGAAGGTGCTGCAACGACCCCATTAGAGAAGAAAACGGTCGGGAAAGCGGGTGGAGGTGAGACGAGTTCCGGAAACCGGCCGAGTGGATGCCGGGCGGGGATTAGCCCGCCGAGCGAGGCTCCCGCAGCTTCTGCGACTGGCTCAGCGAAGCATCTCTCAACTCCCAGCCGTCGCCTCCGCCCCCCGCCCCGCTGCCTTATAACCGTGCTCGGGAGCCGGTCCGTCTTTGGCCAGACCTGAACGGAGTGGGGAGCGCTCGGCCTTTCGCCGCAAACTAGAGCGCGCGTGCTCCGCGCTGCTTCCCTGGCTGAAGCATCGGGGCGGGGAGTGGCGAGCCTGCCGttgcccccccttcccccccgcAGCCGTCTTTCCCGGAGCGCTCTTGGGAAGGGTCACGGCTGAAAGGGACCGCTCTGCGCCTGGAGCGGCGGCGCCCGTCGCCCCGGGGCGCATATCCAGCGCGGCCCCCAAACGCCGACGCGCCCCCCTCTCCTTGCCAAGCGGCGCGCCTGCCTTGATGCCCGGCTGCGGGGCTGCGCCTCCTGCCGGCGGAGTCCCGACGCCGCCTGTGTCCGAGCCTGCCAAGCCGGAGAAGGCGGCGGCCGCAGCGAGCGGCCGGGAGCTCGAGGTGCGCGGCGCTGCCTCGGCGGCGGTGCGCGGCGCGCTGGAGCTGGCGGAAGCCCGGCGGCGGCTGCTGGAGGCGGAGGGGCGGCGGCGCCTCGTCTCGGAGCTGGAGAGCCGCGTCCAGCACCTCCACCGCGTCTTCCTCGCGGCCGAGCTGCGCATGGCCGGCCGCGCCGAGAGTCTGGGGCGCCTGGGCAGCGGCGTGGGGCAGGCCGAGCTGCACCTGGCGGCGCACGGGCAGCGCCTGAAGAAGAGCGCGCGGCGCTACAAGAAGGCCCGCCCACCCGCCCTGCTGGCCTCGGCGCTGGCCCTGGGCAGCTGCGTGCCCTGGGCGGCCTGCCGGGTGCGGCGAGGGGGCGGCCCGGAGCCGCCGGAGTCCCCGTTCCGGAGGAGTCTCCAGGGCGCGGCAGCTTCGACCCCCCGGGAGCGGCGCAAGATGGAGCCCCTGTCGAGCGCCGGGGAGCGGAAGGGCGGCGGCGCTGCTCCGTGACCGTCCCGAAGGGCTGCAGCCGGCAGGAAGGGACCGAAGAGCTGGGACGACAGCGGGGTCGCCGCCGAATCCCCGAGCGGGAGGCAGTCTGGCTGGCTGGCAGCGGCGActgtgcggcggcggcggcggttcTTACTCCCTTCGATGCCTGTGACTCGCCGCAGAAACCGACGGCGGCTCCCCTGCGCATCTCCGGCTTCTCACGCGGGCTGGGTTTGCTCAGCCTGTTACCCT
Encoded proteins:
- the TRNP1 gene encoding TMF-regulated nuclear protein 1, which codes for MIPLESSFNIGTHCTSLGDAKGQNRLSRPERSGERSAFRRKLERACSALLPWLKHRGGEWRACRCPPFPPAAVFPGALLGRVTAERDRSAPGAAAPVAPGRISSAAPKRRRAPLSLPSGAPALMPGCGAAPPAGGVPTPPVSEPAKPEKAAAAASGRELEVRGAASAAVRGALELAEARRRLLEAEGRRRLVSELESRVQHLHRVFLAAELRMAGRAESLGRLGSGVGQAELHLAAHGQRLKKSARRYKKARPPALLASALALGSCVPWAACRVRRGGGPEPPESPFRRSLQGAAASTPRERRKMEPLSSAGERKGGGAAP